One genomic window of Lepeophtheirus salmonis chromosome 5, UVic_Lsal_1.4, whole genome shotgun sequence includes the following:
- the LOC121117379 gene encoding uncharacterized protein has protein sequence MAVPGILFGISEFVHFKHFRFGDFKVLGLQWSFMVKIMVLPLYVTVMIPFFFFITIWNYIKLISNIFLDLLGRDESNRFTTGLGLYIKFQSLEGMGETFLQIILQLYFLCILVFLGTGTLIAGINAQEFLSDVFSVTIASLVLSILSLISCTWGIHDYDRKAKNLFLEDKLSIKLIYRISGGLWIFGSIFIKILSILLLCLLTWVEVLSESLTETKGFSLNFGRVLPFISVGIIPILCNIWLHSWYLNNDDSFAFAHGILSAVFPCRFLHPDESKKTKSFLFFHQLTDWSAHVGAWLVFCLTVYSHHTEDFAFSNIFLPMLALLSLSPFLAALHWSLSLRDLYVLDEDETIPEKEIPKGRKRFAYYTWQGFILITRSLSFIFLFYVFHENYGEVRIGSFRLGLWHLIPYVLLVLFSNLGLHAFLVQKSSVIRTLYSIFLPNDFRRIRKARAREYILINTVYNGVIWALIWLFMTFYCWECTRILSIPKLISVFPTITILWLLQWGLTILIWKFVIEPSYDEDLLDDLSHEGRSWPSKVYSMTTAL, from the exons ATGGCTGTTCCAGGAATCCTTTTTGGAATATctgaatttgttcattttaagcATTTTAGATTCGGCGATTTCAAGGTTTTGGGGCTTCAATGGAGTTTTATGGTGAAAATAATGGTTTTGCCGCTCTACGTAACAGTCATGATtcccttctttttcttcattaccATTTGGaa TTACATCAAATTGATCAGTAACATATTTTTGGACTTACTCGGAAGAGACGAATCAAATCGATTTACGACAGGGCTTGGACTCTACATCAAGTTCCAATCTCTTGAAGGAATGGGagaaacatttttacaaatcatCCTTCAACTTTACTTTCTATGCATTTTAGTATTTCTTGGAACTGGAACGCTAATTGCAGGGATCAATGCTCAGGAGTTTTTATCTGATGTTT TTTCTGTGACCATTGCATCACTCGTATTATCCATCCTTAGTCTCATATCCTGCACCTGGGGCATCCATGACTATGATCGAAAGGCTAAAAATCTCTTTTTGGAGGATAAACTCTCTATCAAACTAATCTACAGGATATCGGGTGGACTCTGGATATTTGGATCCATTTTCATCAAGATCCTGTCTATTCTTCTCCTTTGTCTTCTGACATGGGTTGAGGTCCTCTCTGAAAGTTTGACGGAGACAAAGGGATTTAGTCTCAACTTTGGACGCGTCCTTCCTTTCATTAGCGTAGGGATCATTCCTATACTTTGTAATATATGGTTACACTCCTGGTATCTGAACAACGATGACTCTTTTGCATTTGCTCATGGAATCCTTTCAGCTGTCTTCCCTTGCAG atttCTTCATCCTGATgagagtaaaaaaacaaaaagtttccTATTCTTTCATCAATTGACGGATTGGTCTGCACACGTTGGAGCATGGCTCGTATTCTGTCTCACAGTGTATTCTCATCATACGGAGGATTTTGCATTCTCCAACATCTTTCTACCCATGTTGGCCCTTCTATCTTTAAGCCCCTTTCTAGCTGCTCTTCATTGGTCTCTTTCCCTCCGGGATTTGTATGTACTAGATGAAGATGAAACAATACCAGAAAAGGAAATCCCGAAGGGACGAAAACGATTTGCTTATTACACTTGGCAAGGGTTTATTCTCATCACTAGATCCCTGtcttttatctttcttttttacgtATTTCATGAAAACTATGGAGAAGTACGGATTGGATCCTTCCGACTCGGTCTGTGGCATTTGATACCGTATGTGCTTTTAGTTTTGTTCTCCAATCTGGGGTTGCATGCCTTTCTTGTACAGAAATCAAGTGTAATCCGGACTCTCTACAGTATTTTTCTACCTAATGACTTTCGGAGGATACGTAAAGCCAGAGCTAgagagtatattttaattaatactgTGTATAACGGAGTCATTTGGGCTCTCATCTGGTTATTCATGACTTTTTACTGCTGGGAGTGCACAAGAATCCTTAGCATTCCCAAGCTTATTTCCGTATTCCCTACAATTACAATCCTTTGGCTCCTTCAATGGGGGCTCACTATTCTGATATGGAAATTCGTTATAGAACCCAGTTACGACGAAGACCTTTTAGATGACTTGAGTCATGAAGGCAGATCCTGGCCATCCAAAGTATATTCCATGACTACAGCTTTATAA